CCCCAACAATGGTGGCAAAAATTTCAAGCTAGTAAAATAACTGGGATGGCGACTATTTTTTGGTTAGTCATTCTAGCTTTATTAATTAGCGTTATCTTTATGTTCCAGTTTGATGAAGCTAAAGCAAGCTCGATCTTTCCAATACAGGATAAAGTAAATAATTGCTCTTAACTATTGACTGACTAAAGACTGATTCCTTGTAAACTTTCACGGGGGTTTTCGCTACGCAGATCGCGGATTTTCTCGTAGTACTCTTTTTCTTGAGAACTAATTTTTTGAGGCGTAGCAACTACAATGCGTACCAGTAAATCTGTTCGATTTCCCTGGGGAGAAGACCACCCTTTCCCACGCAAACGTAATACCTGACCCGAACTTATGCCCCCAGGAACTTTCATGTTTACCGCACCATCAGGAGTCGGAATACTGATTGATGAACCTAAAACTGCTTCATCGGGTGTTATTGGAACTTCACAGATTAAGTTATCGCCTTCAAAACTAAAAAAAGCATGAGGATTTAATTGAATATTCAAATATAAATCTTCTTGTTGCTGGCTGTAGGAACTAAATTTTCCCTTCCCAGCTAAACGAATACGAGAGCCAGGTTTAGCGCCGGCAGGAATACGAACTTCTACTGTCTCTTGTCCTAAGTTGAGATGTTTAGTAGTACCTCGAAATGCTTCGGCATGAGTCAAGTTGATGCTAGCTTCGCTATTTGCCGAGCCAGGTCTAACTCCGCCAAAGTCCTGATAATTGCTGTTTTTAGCAAAACCCGGGGATGAGTGGTTTCGAGGAGTGCTGCTAGCATCAGGAGTAGAGAAACGACCTAAAAGTTCATTGATAAATTCTTCAAAGTTGCCGTATTGACTAAAGTCTGTGTTGTTGGAGTCAACTTTGGTATTAACCTTGTTACGGCCCGAACTCGTTCCCGGG
This sequence is a window from Coleofasciculaceae cyanobacterium. Protein-coding genes within it:
- a CDS encoding DnaJ C-terminal domain-containing protein, producing MSSTEFKNYYAILGVNKTAGVDEIKKKFRKLALKYHPDRNQGNKAAEAKFKEISEAYDVLGDENKRSKYDRFGQYWQQGTTDYPGTSSGRNKVNTKVDSNNTDFSQYGNFEEFINELLGRFSTPDASSTPRNHSSPGFAKNSNYQDFGGVRPGSANSEASINLTHAEAFRGTTKHLNLGQETVEVRIPAGAKPGSRIRLAGKGKFSSYSQQQEDLYLNIQLNPHAFFSFEGDNLICEVPITPDEAVLGSSISIPTPDGAVNMKVPGGISSGQVLRLRGKGWSSPQGNRTDLLVRIVVATPQKISSQEKEYYEKIRDLRSENPRESLQGISL